The Streptomyces sp. NBC_00691 genome has a segment encoding these proteins:
- a CDS encoding pyridoxal-phosphate-dependent aminotransferase family protein: MTHPLLDLAPLTAAHFASIERRVAALLSTEQDVVITQGEALLPLEGCIRSGARAGSTALNVVTGPYGQTFGNWLRDCGATVIDLAVPFHTAVTAAQVEQALAAHPEIDFVSLVHAEAATGNTNPVAEIGEVVRAHGALFYLDAVASIGAEPVLPDAWGVDMCIIGAQKAMGGPAGVSAVSVSARAWERFAANPAAPRRSYLSLLDWKERWIDGGRKTLLHAPAQLEMLALEACVERIEAEGLDALMARHASAAAATRAGALALGGGLEPYVYEAKDAAPVATTLRVPSGVDASELVAKALAADPSLPLIAGGGALAKEMIRVNHYGVDATPGAVQSSLAALGAALGESGRPVDLEGARRAVTEAWAV, from the coding sequence GTGACACATCCGCTCCTGGACCTGGCCCCGCTGACCGCCGCGCATTTCGCGTCGATCGAGCGGCGGGTGGCCGCGCTGCTCTCCACGGAGCAGGACGTGGTGATCACCCAGGGCGAGGCGCTGCTCCCCCTGGAGGGGTGCATCCGCAGCGGTGCGCGGGCCGGTTCGACCGCCCTGAACGTGGTCACCGGGCCGTACGGGCAGACCTTCGGCAACTGGCTGCGGGACTGCGGCGCGACCGTGATCGACCTGGCGGTGCCCTTCCACACGGCGGTGACGGCCGCTCAGGTGGAGCAGGCGCTCGCCGCCCACCCGGAGATCGACTTCGTGTCCCTGGTGCACGCGGAGGCCGCGACCGGCAACACCAATCCGGTGGCGGAGATCGGTGAGGTCGTCCGGGCGCACGGCGCGCTGTTCTACCTGGACGCGGTGGCGTCGATCGGCGCCGAGCCGGTGCTGCCGGACGCCTGGGGCGTGGACATGTGCATCATCGGTGCGCAGAAGGCGATGGGCGGGCCCGCGGGCGTGTCGGCGGTGTCGGTGAGCGCGCGGGCGTGGGAGCGGTTCGCCGCCAACCCGGCCGCGCCGCGCCGCTCGTACCTCTCCCTCCTGGACTGGAAGGAGCGCTGGATCGACGGCGGCCGCAAGACGCTGCTGCACGCTCCGGCGCAGCTGGAGATGCTGGCCCTGGAGGCCTGCGTGGAGCGGATCGAGGCGGAGGGCCTGGACGCCCTGATGGCCCGGCACGCCTCCGCCGCGGCGGCGACCCGGGCGGGCGCGCTGGCCCTGGGCGGCGGCCTCGAGCCGTACGTGTACGAGGCGAAGGACGCGGCGCCGGTCGCGACGACGCTGCGCGTGCCGTCCGGGGTGGACGCCTCGGAGCTGGTGGCGAAGGCGCTGGCCGCCGATCCGTCGCTGCCGCTGATCGCGGGCGGCGGGGCGCTGGCCAAGGAGATGATCCGGGTCAACCACTACGGGGTGGACGCGACTCCGGGCGCCGTGCAGTCCTCGCTGGCGGCCCTGGGCGCGGCGCTCGGCGAGTCGGGCCGCCCGGTGGACCTGGAGGGCGCGCGCCGGGCGGTCACGGAGGCCTGGGCGGTCTGA
- the cobC gene encoding Rv2231c family pyridoxal phosphate-dependent protein CobC — protein sequence MSAHLGVGARAGVPVDEVLALVGAVLREARLTRADVRSLATLDARAAEPGITGAAEELGVPVRAFTAEELAAVPVPHPSAPPLAATGTPSVAEAAALLAAGGGGSAGLLVPKRKTRRVTCALAASVPFRPNEDAPGVRLLPRTHGYIAGEPGSPPTIPTPHTTAAMDMHLHTDAHDLRHHGDAEVRDEKLIDLAVNVRTNTPPDWLRERIADSLTGLAAYPDGRAARAAVAERHDLPSNRVLLTAGAAEAFVLIARALPVRRPVVVHPQFTEPEAALRDVGHEVGRVLLREEDGFRLEPAAVPEDADLVVIGNPTNPTSVLHPAASIAALARPWRTLVVDEAFLDAVPGERESLAGRTDVPGLVVLRSLTKTWGLAGLRIGYVLAEPATITALERTQPLWPVSTPALVAAEACMSRVALAEAEHAAHRIGVERAHLLAGLAEFDEVRTVPGSEGPFVLLRIDGADAIRERLRSLGFAARRGDTFPGLDRNWLRIAVRDRVTTNRFLQALDQALLMGG from the coding sequence GTGTCCGCGCACCTCGGTGTCGGGGCCCGGGCCGGGGTCCCCGTGGACGAGGTCCTCGCCCTGGTCGGGGCGGTGCTGCGGGAGGCCCGGCTGACGCGTGCGGACGTCCGTTCGCTCGCCACGCTCGACGCGCGGGCGGCGGAGCCGGGGATCACGGGGGCGGCGGAGGAGCTCGGCGTGCCGGTGCGGGCGTTCACGGCGGAGGAGCTCGCGGCCGTGCCCGTACCGCATCCGTCGGCGCCGCCGCTGGCGGCGACGGGCACGCCGTCGGTGGCGGAGGCGGCCGCGCTGCTCGCGGCGGGCGGGGGCGGGTCCGCCGGGCTGCTCGTACCGAAGCGGAAAACCCGGCGCGTAACGTGCGCCCTTGCCGCTTCCGTCCCGTTTCGCCCGAACGAAGACGCCCCAGGCGTACGGTTGTTGCCCCGAACTCACGGGTACATCGCTGGCGAGCCTGGCTCACCCCCCACCATCCCCACCCCCCACACGACGGCGGCCATGGACATGCATCTGCATACCGACGCCCACGACCTGCGCCACCACGGTGACGCCGAGGTACGGGACGAGAAACTCATCGATCTGGCGGTCAACGTCCGGACGAACACCCCACCGGACTGGCTGCGGGAGCGGATCGCCGACTCCCTGACCGGACTCGCCGCCTACCCCGACGGCCGGGCCGCACGCGCGGCCGTGGCCGAGCGGCACGATCTGCCCTCGAACCGGGTCCTGCTCACGGCGGGCGCGGCCGAGGCCTTCGTGCTGATCGCGCGGGCGCTCCCGGTGCGGCGGCCCGTCGTGGTGCACCCGCAGTTCACCGAGCCGGAGGCGGCGCTGCGCGATGTCGGCCACGAGGTGGGCCGGGTGCTGCTGCGCGAGGAGGACGGCTTCCGGCTGGAGCCGGCGGCGGTCCCCGAGGACGCGGATCTGGTGGTGATCGGGAACCCCACGAACCCCACGTCCGTGCTGCATCCCGCCGCCTCGATCGCCGCGCTCGCGAGACCCTGGCGGACCCTGGTGGTCGACGAGGCGTTCCTGGACGCGGTGCCGGGCGAGCGCGAGTCGCTGGCCGGGCGGACCGATGTGCCGGGGCTCGTCGTGCTGCGGAGCCTCACCAAGACGTGGGGGCTCGCCGGACTGCGGATCGGTTACGTGCTGGCCGAGCCGGCGACGATCACCGCGCTGGAGCGGACGCAGCCGCTGTGGCCGGTGTCCACGCCGGCCCTGGTGGCGGCCGAGGCGTGCATGTCGCGGGTGGCGCTCGCGGAGGCCGAGCACGCGGCGCACCGGATCGGGGTCGAGCGGGCCCACCTGCTCGCCGGGCTCGCGGAGTTCGACGAGGTGCGGACGGTGCCGGGGTCGGAGGGCCCCTTCGTGCTGCTGCGGATCGACGGGGCGGACGCGATCAGGGAGCGGCTGCGGTCACTGGGCTTCGCGGCCCGCCGGGGCGACACCTTCCCGGGTCTCGACCGGAACTGGCTCCGGATCGCGGTCCGGGACCGGGTCACGACGAACCGCTTCCTCCAGGCCCTCGACCAGGCCCTGCTGATGGGCGGCTGA
- a CDS encoding ZIP family metal transporter translates to MAVVVALGAFLMTLFGGWVAGRVTDRRHLVLGLAGGLMLGVVGLDLLPEAMEAAGDEVFGVPEALLLFVGGFLLAHVVERLLAVRQAAHGAAADERVPQVGMTAAAAMVGHSLMDGIALGAAFQVGGGMGATVAVAVITHDFADGFNTYTITSLYGNARRKAVGMLVADALAPLVGAASTLLFTLPVELLGSYLGFFGGALLYLAAAEILPEAHHDHPARSTLLCTVGGVGFIWLVVGVSGG, encoded by the coding sequence ATGGCTGTAGTCGTCGCGCTCGGCGCGTTCCTCATGACCCTCTTCGGCGGCTGGGTCGCGGGACGTGTCACCGACCGCCGCCACCTCGTCCTCGGCCTCGCCGGCGGGCTCATGCTCGGCGTCGTCGGACTCGACCTGCTGCCCGAGGCCATGGAGGCCGCGGGCGACGAGGTCTTCGGAGTCCCGGAGGCGCTGCTGCTCTTCGTCGGCGGCTTCCTGCTGGCCCACGTCGTGGAGCGGCTCCTCGCGGTACGCCAGGCCGCGCACGGCGCCGCGGCCGACGAGAGGGTCCCCCAGGTCGGCATGACGGCGGCGGCCGCGATGGTCGGTCACAGCCTCATGGACGGCATCGCGCTCGGTGCGGCCTTCCAGGTCGGCGGAGGCATGGGCGCCACCGTCGCCGTCGCCGTCATCACCCATGACTTCGCCGACGGCTTCAACACGTACACGATCACGAGCCTCTACGGGAACGCCCGCCGCAAGGCCGTCGGCATGCTCGTCGCCGACGCCCTCGCACCGCTGGTCGGCGCCGCCTCCACCCTGCTGTTCACCCTTCCGGTGGAACTCCTCGGCAGCTATCTGGGGTTCTTCGGCGGCGCCCTGCTCTACCTGGCCGCCGCCGAGATCCTGCCTGAGGCCCACCACGACCACCCCGCCCGCTCCACCCTGCTGTGCACGGTGGGGGGCGTCGGCTTCATCTGGCTCGTGGTGGGCGTCTCCGGCGGCTGA
- a CDS encoding cobyrinate a,c-diamide synthase produces the protein MVARLVIAAPSSGAGKTTVATGLMAAFAGRGLAVSPHKVGPDYIDPGYHALATGRPGRNLDAYMCGTGLIAPLFEHGARGCDLAVVEGVMGLYDGAADQGELASTAQVSKLLKAPVVLVVDASSQSRSVAALVHGFASWDPEVRIGGVILNKVATDRHEHLLREALGESGVPVLGVLRRAPAVATPSRHLGLVPVAERQAAAVEAVAAQAEQVRAGCDLEALLALARSAPELSAEAWSPEVVRRVRDDRPPRVAVAGGAAFTFSYAEHAELLTAAGAEVVTFDPLRDEALPEGTTGLVIGGGFPEMYGEQLSANEPLRKAVAVLAASGAPIAAECAGLLYLARSLDGTPMCGVLDADARMSERLTLGYRDAVAVSDSVLAPAGARMRGHEFHRTVIEPGAGAAAAWGLRQPERRVEGFVQGGVHASYVHTHWAGSPEAAARFVEHCG, from the coding sequence GTGGTAGCACGTCTCGTCATCGCCGCGCCCTCGTCGGGCGCGGGCAAGACCACGGTCGCGACCGGCCTGATGGCCGCGTTCGCCGGCCGTGGCCTGGCGGTCTCGCCGCACAAGGTCGGACCGGACTACATCGACCCCGGCTACCACGCGCTCGCCACGGGGCGCCCGGGCCGCAACCTCGACGCGTACATGTGCGGTACGGGGCTGATCGCGCCGCTCTTCGAGCACGGCGCCCGCGGGTGCGACCTGGCGGTCGTCGAGGGTGTCATGGGCCTGTATGACGGGGCCGCCGACCAGGGCGAACTCGCCTCCACCGCACAGGTGTCGAAGCTGCTCAAGGCGCCCGTGGTGCTGGTCGTCGACGCCTCGTCGCAGTCGCGGTCGGTGGCGGCGCTCGTGCACGGCTTCGCGTCCTGGGACCCGGAGGTGCGGATCGGAGGCGTGATCCTCAACAAGGTCGCGACGGATCGGCACGAGCATCTGCTGCGGGAGGCGCTCGGGGAGTCCGGGGTGCCGGTGCTGGGTGTCCTGCGGCGGGCTCCGGCGGTGGCCACGCCCTCGCGGCACCTCGGGCTCGTGCCGGTGGCCGAGCGGCAGGCGGCGGCGGTGGAGGCGGTGGCCGCGCAGGCGGAGCAGGTGCGCGCCGGGTGCGATCTGGAGGCGCTGCTCGCGTTGGCGCGGAGTGCGCCCGAGCTGTCCGCGGAGGCCTGGTCGCCCGAGGTGGTGAGGAGGGTCCGGGACGACCGCCCCCCTCGTGTGGCGGTGGCCGGCGGTGCCGCGTTCACCTTCTCCTACGCCGAGCACGCCGAGCTGCTGACCGCGGCCGGTGCCGAGGTCGTCACCTTCGACCCGCTCCGGGACGAGGCCCTCCCCGAGGGGACGACCGGGCTCGTCATAGGCGGCGGCTTCCCCGAGATGTACGGCGAGCAGCTGTCCGCCAACGAGCCGTTGCGGAAGGCCGTCGCCGTGCTCGCCGCCTCCGGGGCGCCCATCGCGGCCGAGTGCGCCGGGCTGCTGTATCTCGCGCGGTCGCTCGACGGCACCCCCATGTGCGGGGTGCTCGACGCGGACGCGCGGATGTCCGAGCGGCTCACCCTCGGGTACCGGGACGCCGTCGCCGTGAGCGACAGCGTGCTCGCGCCCGCGGGGGCGCGGATGCGGGGGCACGAGTTCCACCGGACCGTCATCGAGCCGGGCGCCGGGGCGGCGGCCGCGTGGGGGCTGCGGCAGCCCGAGCGGAGGGTCGAGGGCTTCGTGCAGGGCGGGGTGCACGCGAGCTATGTGCACACCCACTGGGCGGGTTCCCCGGAGGCCGCCGCGCGTTTCGTGGAGCACTGCGGGTGA
- a CDS encoding penicillin acylase family protein, with the protein MDGIGVSVSIEVYRDAWGVPHLRAADQDELAFAQGRVTARDRAWQLEVERHRAQGTTAAFLGAAELGWDTFARRSRLADTARRCFERLETEDPRTAAWVRAYVDGVNDGLAEGAGRAPEFAATGLAPGRWEPWTPLAVWLTTHILFAGFPTKLWREEVARRLGEEWTELFATDGPGTSGSNGWLVAGGRTASGAALVAGDPHRFIEAPGVYQQIRLACPAYDVVGIAVPGIPGLAHFGHTGPVAWAITNAMSDYQDLYRERLRRLPDGGVEAYGPEGWRPAARHTETIEVAGGEPVVVEVIETDRGPVIIGVDDEPASGAPEDGGPEDRDAQDRAPAWEAVALRYPPRVTGELGFEVLPALLRARTVADVDTALDGWVEPVNVVMAADTAGGLLHRVAGRVPVRHRANTLRIVPAWDPAHAWEDAPAPLPRAEVDGHAVMANARGLAAPLGIEFAPPHRADRIDALLGASADWTPESITAVHRDTDNRSAARLLAAVARVGGSGSGQGGSPVGPLSPAGPDGLSPAASAVRDRLLAWDRRMDAESTDAGLYAAVRGAVVRRFAAHEAFAALREPAPYPDVFRPWLALGPRVAYALETLLAAGPVPAADVDRIVREALDEIGTGEPPAAWGVTHRLAPWQALPDPDDAQWPGLGGDHDCVLSTSSVPGWTDRSARASAARYVWDLADRERSGWIVPFGASGVPGDPHHRDQLPLWLRGELAPVTTDWQNLTKEQG; encoded by the coding sequence ATGGACGGGATCGGGGTCTCCGTGAGCATCGAGGTCTACCGGGACGCATGGGGCGTCCCCCATCTGCGCGCCGCGGACCAGGACGAACTCGCCTTCGCACAGGGCCGGGTCACCGCCCGCGACCGGGCCTGGCAGCTGGAGGTCGAACGGCACCGTGCCCAGGGCACCACGGCCGCCTTCCTCGGTGCCGCCGAGCTCGGCTGGGACACCTTCGCCCGGCGCTCCCGGCTCGCCGACACCGCGCGCCGCTGCTTCGAGCGGCTCGAGACGGAGGACCCGCGGACGGCGGCATGGGTCCGCGCCTACGTGGACGGGGTCAACGACGGCCTCGCGGAAGGCGCCGGGCGGGCGCCCGAGTTCGCCGCTACCGGCCTCGCGCCCGGCCGCTGGGAGCCGTGGACCCCGCTCGCCGTCTGGCTGACGACCCACATCCTGTTCGCCGGCTTCCCCACCAAGCTGTGGCGCGAGGAGGTCGCCCGGCGGCTCGGCGAGGAGTGGACGGAACTCTTCGCGACCGACGGGCCGGGGACCTCGGGCTCCAACGGCTGGCTGGTCGCGGGCGGCCGGACCGCGAGCGGGGCGGCCCTGGTGGCCGGCGACCCGCACCGCTTCATCGAGGCGCCCGGCGTCTACCAGCAGATCCGGCTCGCCTGCCCCGCGTACGACGTGGTGGGCATCGCCGTGCCCGGCATCCCCGGACTCGCCCACTTCGGCCACACCGGACCGGTGGCCTGGGCGATCACCAACGCCATGTCGGACTACCAGGACCTCTACCGGGAGCGGCTGCGGCGGCTCCCGGACGGCGGGGTGGAGGCGTACGGCCCCGAGGGCTGGCGTCCGGCGGCCAGGCACACCGAGACGATCGAGGTCGCGGGCGGGGAACCGGTCGTGGTCGAGGTGATCGAGACCGACCGGGGCCCGGTGATCATCGGTGTGGACGACGAGCCCGCGAGCGGGGCGCCGGAGGACGGGGGCCCGGAGGACCGGGACGCCCAGGACCGGGCCCCGGCCTGGGAGGCCGTCGCACTGCGGTACCCGCCGCGGGTCACCGGGGAGCTGGGTTTCGAGGTGCTGCCCGCGCTGCTGCGCGCCCGGACCGTCGCCGACGTGGACACGGCCCTCGACGGCTGGGTCGAACCGGTCAACGTCGTCATGGCCGCCGACACGGCCGGCGGTCTGCTGCACCGGGTGGCCGGCCGGGTGCCCGTACGGCACCGGGCGAACACGCTGCGGATCGTGCCCGCCTGGGACCCGGCACACGCCTGGGAGGACGCACCGGCGCCGCTGCCCCGCGCCGAGGTGGACGGGCACGCCGTGATGGCCAACGCCCGGGGCCTCGCCGCACCGCTGGGCATCGAGTTCGCCCCGCCGCACCGGGCGGACCGGATCGACGCGCTCCTCGGCGCCTCGGCGGACTGGACCCCGGAGAGCATCACCGCCGTCCACCGGGACACCGACAACCGCTCGGCGGCCCGCCTCCTGGCGGCCGTGGCGCGGGTGGGCGGCAGCGGAAGCGGGCAGGGCGGCTCCCCCGTCGGGCCCCTCTCCCCCGCCGGCCCCGACGGGCTCTCCCCCGCCGCCTCCGCCGTCCGCGACCGGCTGCTCGCCTGGGACCGGCGGATGGACGCGGAGAGCACCGACGCCGGCCTCTACGCCGCCGTGCGCGGGGCCGTCGTCCGCCGGTTCGCCGCCCACGAGGCCTTCGCGGCGCTGCGTGAACCCGCCCCGTACCCCGACGTGTTCCGCCCCTGGCTGGCCCTCGGGCCGCGCGTCGCCTACGCCCTGGAGACCCTGCTCGCGGCCGGGCCGGTGCCCGCCGCGGACGTCGACCGGATCGTGCGCGAGGCGCTCGACGAGATCGGCACCGGCGAGCCGCCGGCCGCCTGGGGCGTGACGCACCGGCTCGCGCCCTGGCAGGCGCTGCCCGACCCCGACGACGCCCAGTGGCCGGGGCTCGGCGGGGACCACGACTGCGTGCTCTCCACGTCCAGCGTGCCCGGGTGGACCGACCGCAGCGCCCGGGCGTCCGCCGCCCGCTACGTCTGGGACCTCGCCGACCGCGAACGGAGCGGCTGGATCGTGCCGTTCGGCGCGTCCGGCGTGCCCGGCGACCCCCACCACCGCGACCAGCTTCCGCTGTGGCTGAGGGGCGAACTCGCCCCCGTCACCACCGACTGGCAGAACCTCACCAAGGAGCAGGGATGA
- a CDS encoding siderophore-interacting protein, translated as MGHGWQGAVLRLMRGKDFTFTVTGAEQVTEDYRRVHLTDGGLLAAAGIHPTMWVRIWFESAGKPHQRAYTLVDPDQEAGTFSLEFALHDGVASSWARACAPGDTVEATLQGTGFDAPEPRPGRLLVVGDPASLPAVNSLLDALPGVPATVWFETQHASDEELPVRLDPEHHELRRVPRQGDGVDLVARVKAELPALADSDPYVWIACDTATTRTLATYARKELALPKERVHALGYWRAS; from the coding sequence GTGGGTCACGGCTGGCAGGGTGCCGTTCTCAGGCTGATGCGGGGCAAGGACTTCACGTTCACCGTGACGGGGGCCGAGCAGGTCACCGAGGACTACCGCAGGGTGCACCTCACGGACGGCGGTCTGCTCGCCGCCGCCGGGATCCACCCCACGATGTGGGTCCGGATCTGGTTCGAGAGCGCGGGCAAGCCGCACCAGCGCGCGTACACCCTGGTCGACCCCGACCAGGAGGCGGGCACCTTCAGTCTGGAGTTCGCCCTGCACGACGGCGTCGCCAGCAGCTGGGCCCGCGCCTGCGCGCCGGGCGACACCGTCGAGGCCACCCTCCAGGGCACCGGCTTCGACGCCCCGGAGCCGCGCCCCGGCCGGCTCCTCGTGGTCGGCGACCCGGCGTCGCTGCCCGCCGTCAACTCGCTGCTCGACGCCCTCCCCGGCGTCCCCGCCACCGTCTGGTTCGAGACCCAGCACGCCTCCGACGAGGAGCTGCCCGTCCGGCTCGACCCCGAGCACCACGAACTGCGGCGGGTGCCCCGGCAGGGCGACGGGGTCGACCTCGTCGCCCGGGTGAAGGCCGAGCTGCCCGCCCTCGCGGACTCCGACCCGTACGTCTGGATCGCCTGCGACACCGCGACCACCCGGACCCTCGCCACGTACGCGCGCAAGGAGCTCGCGCTGCCCAAGGAGCGTGTCCACGCGCTCGGCTACTGGCGCGCGAGCTGA
- a CDS encoding amidohydrolase family protein, which yields MSDHAVLHVKGRVLVGPEDVRDELWCVDGRVTFDRPAAEAVTVEGWVLPGLVDAHCHVGLDRHGPVDEATSEKQALTDRDAGTLLIRDAGSPSDTRWIDEREDLPKIIRAGRHIARTRRYIRNYAHEIEPADLVAYVGREARRGDGWVKLVGDWIDREAGDLTACWPRAEVEAAIAEAHRLGARVTAHCFAEDSLRDLVEAGIDCVEHATGLTEDTIPLFAERGVAIVPTLVNIATFPHLADGGEEKFPRWSAHMRRLHERRYDTVRAAFDAGVPVFVGTDAGGSLAHGLVAEEVEELTKAGIPPIDALAATAWGARAWLGRPSLEEGAPADLVVYGEDPRADVRVLAAPRRVVVNGRVVG from the coding sequence ATGAGTGATCACGCGGTGCTGCACGTGAAGGGTCGGGTGCTCGTCGGCCCCGAGGACGTACGGGACGAGCTGTGGTGCGTCGACGGCAGGGTCACCTTCGACCGGCCCGCCGCCGAGGCGGTCACCGTCGAGGGCTGGGTGCTGCCCGGACTCGTCGACGCCCACTGCCACGTCGGCCTCGACCGGCACGGCCCCGTCGACGAGGCGACCAGCGAGAAGCAGGCCCTCACCGACCGGGACGCGGGCACCCTCCTGATCCGGGACGCGGGTTCGCCCTCCGACACCCGCTGGATCGACGAGCGGGAGGATCTGCCGAAGATCATCCGCGCGGGACGGCACATCGCCCGCACCCGTCGCTACATCCGCAACTACGCCCACGAGATCGAGCCCGCCGACCTCGTCGCGTACGTCGGCCGCGAGGCCCGGCGCGGCGACGGCTGGGTCAAGCTCGTCGGCGACTGGATCGACCGCGAGGCCGGCGACCTCACGGCCTGCTGGCCGCGCGCCGAGGTCGAGGCGGCCATCGCCGAGGCCCACCGGCTCGGCGCCCGGGTCACCGCGCACTGCTTCGCCGAGGACTCGCTCCGCGACCTCGTCGAGGCCGGCATCGACTGCGTCGAGCACGCCACCGGCCTGACCGAGGACACCATCCCGCTCTTCGCCGAGCGGGGCGTCGCGATCGTCCCGACCCTGGTCAACATCGCGACCTTCCCGCATCTCGCCGACGGCGGCGAGGAGAAGTTCCCCCGCTGGTCGGCCCATATGCGGAGGCTGCACGAGCGCCGTTATGACACCGTGCGCGCCGCCTTCGACGCGGGCGTCCCGGTCTTCGTCGGCACCGACGCGGGCGGCTCCCTCGCCCACGGCCTGGTCGCCGAGGAGGTGGAGGAGCTGACGAAGGCCGGCATCCCGCCGATCGACGCGCTCGCGGCCACCGCCTGGGGAGCCAGGGCCTGGCTGGGCCGTCCCTCCCTGGAGGAGGGCGCCCCTGCCGACCTCGTCGTCTACGGCGAGGACCCGCGCGCGGACGTCCGCGTCCTCGCGGCGCCGCGCCGGGTCGTCGTCAACGGGCGGGTGGTGGGGTAG
- a CDS encoding GNAT family N-acetyltransferase, which produces MTTATAAYVRSVDGFGTVTVRPVEPERDAALLHAWVNEERSRFWGMVGTTVEQVRDIYAHLDSLTTHHGFLVILDDEPVALLQTYDPEADRVSECYEVRPGDIGAHFLIAPNAAPRPGFTGNLLSVLIAFTLRDHTRVVVEPDASNEKAVARMVRAGFELGPEVVLPEVDLPEVFIPAKKARLAFLSRR; this is translated from the coding sequence ATGACCACCGCCACCGCCGCCTACGTCCGGAGCGTCGACGGCTTCGGGACCGTCACGGTCCGGCCCGTCGAGCCCGAGCGCGACGCCGCGCTCCTGCACGCCTGGGTCAACGAGGAGCGGTCCCGCTTCTGGGGCATGGTCGGCACCACCGTCGAGCAGGTCCGGGACATCTACGCGCACCTCGACTCGCTCACCACCCACCACGGCTTCCTGGTGATCCTGGACGACGAGCCCGTCGCCCTGCTCCAGACGTACGACCCCGAGGCCGACCGCGTCAGCGAGTGCTACGAGGTGCGGCCCGGGGACATCGGCGCCCACTTCCTCATCGCGCCGAACGCGGCCCCGCGGCCGGGCTTCACCGGCAATCTCCTGTCGGTGCTCATCGCCTTCACGCTGCGGGACCACACCCGGGTGGTCGTGGAACCGGACGCCTCGAACGAGAAGGCCGTCGCACGCATGGTGCGAGCCGGGTTCGAGCTGGGCCCGGAAGTCGTGCTGCCCGAGGTGGACCTGCCGGAGGTCTTCATCCCCGCGAAGAAGGCCCGGCTGGCCTTCCTGAGCCGCCGCTGA
- a CDS encoding SCO1860 family LAETG-anchored protein, which yields MNSNTFRTPGRRAAAATVAALTVGPVLLAAPAAQATGGEGRATAVVLRTGLDVSLLGKTVDVPLRVSLNEVKAPETENETALSVKVQGAEGGKPIDVLAADVATSKATVDEEKAEGYVNLVKARVHVPGLPLLSLIEVEKVTSKALCEVGRKPVAESNVLGHVTVFGKKTTLSAGGRTQVSVPGVGQVTLDLSRTSTTSRTAAATALELKVEVDPLKLGVAEVNGTVTLAEATCETPKGTAPTEKPTEEPTGEPTGQPTQEPSEQPTPEPSVKPSDAGGIKTDNGGTTPTQNLAETGGSSTTPYLAGGALALLVAGGGALALTRSRARSRG from the coding sequence TTGAACAGCAACACCTTCCGCACGCCCGGACGCCGTGCCGCCGCCGCGACCGTCGCCGCCCTGACCGTCGGCCCCGTGCTCCTCGCGGCTCCGGCGGCACAGGCCACGGGCGGCGAAGGGCGCGCCACCGCCGTCGTCCTGCGGACCGGTCTCGACGTATCCCTCCTCGGCAAGACGGTCGACGTGCCGCTGCGGGTCTCCCTCAACGAGGTCAAGGCGCCGGAGACCGAGAACGAGACCGCGCTCTCCGTGAAGGTGCAGGGCGCCGAGGGGGGCAAGCCGATCGACGTCCTCGCCGCCGACGTCGCCACCTCGAAGGCGACCGTGGACGAGGAGAAGGCCGAGGGATACGTGAACCTCGTCAAGGCCCGGGTCCACGTCCCCGGACTCCCGCTGCTCTCACTCATCGAGGTCGAGAAGGTGACCTCCAAGGCGCTGTGCGAGGTGGGGAGGAAGCCGGTCGCCGAGTCCAACGTCCTGGGTCACGTCACCGTCTTCGGCAAGAAGACCACCCTCTCCGCCGGCGGCCGGACCCAGGTCAGCGTGCCGGGCGTCGGCCAGGTCACCCTCGACCTCTCCCGCACCTCCACCACCTCCCGTACGGCGGCGGCGACCGCCCTCGAACTCAAGGTGGAGGTCGACCCGTTGAAGCTCGGCGTCGCCGAGGTCAACGGCACCGTGACGCTCGCCGAGGCCACCTGCGAGACACCCAAGGGCACCGCCCCGACGGAGAAGCCGACCGAGGAGCCCACCGGCGAGCCGACCGGGCAGCCCACCCAGGAGCCCAGCGAGCAGCCCACGCCGGAGCCCTCGGTGAAGCCGAGCGACGCCGGCGGCATCAAGACCGACAACGGCGGCACCACGCCCACCCAGAACCTCGCCGAGACCGGCGGCAGTTCCACCACCCCGTACCTCGCGGGCGGGGCGCTCGCGCTCCTCGTGGCGGGCGGCGGCGCGCTCGCGCTGACCCGCTCGCGCGCCCGCTCCCGAGGCTGA